From the Sandaracinaceae bacterium genome, the window GCGATTACATCCATTTCTTCTACAATCTCGAGCGGCGCCACTCGCTGCTGGATTACCTCAGCCCTGTCGAGTTCGAACTGAAGACCCAGGTCGCCGCGTCGGCGGCATAGTCAGACTGTCCACGAGACCGGGGGAACCTCACCGCCGGTTCCGCCGCCGGTTCCGCCGCCGCTTCCGCTTCCGCTTCCGCTTCCGCTTCCACTTCCGCTTCCGCTTCCACTTCCGCTTCCGCTTCCACTTCCGCTGCCGCTTCCGCTGCCGCTCCCCGCTCCCGCTCCCCGCTCCCGCTTCCGCTCCCGCTTCCGCGTCCGCTGCCGCTCCCGCTTCCGCTTCCGCTTCGGCTGCCGCTTCCGCTTCCTCGGTCGCTCCGGAACTCGCTCAGCGCAGCATCGGGTCGTCTTCCGGAGGCACGTCAGGGAGGGGCGCGAGGGCTCGAGCCCCGAGCCCGAGCGTGGCCACGAGCGAGGGGCGCAGCACGAGGTCGGTCAGCTCGATGGCGTGCTGGTCCGGGCGGGTGATGGCGGGCGGCGGGGGAGGCGCGCTGGCGAGCCCGTGGGAGTCGGGGTGGGCCTGGAGCGCGGCGCGGAGGCGATCCTGGGGGTGCATGGTGAGCGCCTCCCACGCGGCGCGGACTCGCTTGCGGGTCTCTTCGTCCGGGGCGGCCTCGGCCAGCTCGCGGAGGCGCTCGGTGATGGCCTTCGGACCCTGCATGGGGTCGAGGTCGTAGCGCTCGAAGGGGTTGTCACTCTCCGCCATCGAGGTCCCTGCCTTTCGCCTTCAGGCGCAGCTTGGCGTCCGGAAGCCGCTTGAGCTGTGGGTAGAGCGCCTCGGCGCGGCGCACGTCCGCGGCGGCGCGGTCGAGCGTCTTGGACTCGCGCCACGGGGTGACGGTGTCGAGGGCGCGCATCGCGCGGTGCACGAGCAGGTCGGCGAGGATGAGGCTGCCGTTGCGGTGCGTGGGGCAGAGGGCCACCGCGCGCTCGGCGTCCCTCAGCTGCACCTCGAGGGTCGCGCCCACCTCGGCCGAGAAGACGTACATCTGGGCGCACGGCGCGGCGTAGGCGAGCTTGGACGGGTCGCGCTCGATGCGGCGGGCGAGGCTCTCCGTGGGCTCGGTGAGAGGGCGGAGCAGGGCCTTGACGTCATCCCAGCGGCGGTCGCGGTAGCGGTCCCACAGCACCGACGTCACGCGCTGCACGAGGAAGCGCTCGACCTGCTCGTCGGCGTCGGCCCAGCGCCACACGGCGACCGCGTCCCACAGGAGCGCGACCAGCTCGTCCGTCGGCGCGTCGCGGGTGATGGCCTCCTCGAGCGAGGCGTCGACCCGGGCGATCGCGGCGTCGACCGCGGCGGCGCGCTCGCGGCGCGCTCGGGCCACGGCCTTCTTCGCGACGCCCTCGCCGACGCCACCCAGCTCGCAGGCTTCGTTCACCCGCGCGAGCACCTTCAGCGCCCGGGCCGAGCGCTCGCTCAGCTCTCTCGCGCCCTCTCGCGCCTCCTCGCCGAGCGCCGCGAGGCCGTCGAAGGGCGCCTCCGCCACCGCCCGCTCGAGCGCACCGGGGGCCAGCGCGCCTCGCGCCACCGCGGCGCCGACGCGCTGCAGGTACGCCTCCTCGGTCGCGAGGAAGAGCCACATCGCGAGCGCGCGGACCCGGGCGCGCTCCGAGCCCGTGGCGTCGGCGAGCGCGCCGTGCAGCAGCGCGAGGTGATGGGCCAGCGCCGGACGGAGAGTCTCCGGCTCGGGCTGCGTCACCGCGCGGAGGAGCGGCGCCATCTCCCCGCGGTCCGCCTGCTCGAGCGCCAGCGCGCCCTCGACGCTCTCGCGGAGGTGCACGAAGACGCCCGCCGCGCGTCCGTGGGGGAGTGGCGCGTCGTCGCCCGCGAGCGTTCGCCACAGCACGCCGAGCCTCGCCTCGTCCTCGAGGCGCGTCAGTCTCGCCTCGTCGGCGTCTCGCCAGGTCGCGCTCACGGCGCTGGATTCTGCACCGGTTCCGGCGGGTCCGTCGAGGCGGGCTGCATGGAGCGCAAGGCGGCTTCCACCCGCTCGATCTCCTCTCCGTAGGTCGCCCAGTCGCCGCGGCGCTGGGCCTCGGTCGCCGCCTCGAAGTGTCGCAGGGCGCGCACGCGCGGATCCTCCCCGTCGGCCGCGTCGACGGCGGGTGGGGCCTCGTCCGCGGTGTCGCCCGCCTCCGTATCCGTCACCGGCTCCGGCTCGCCGAACACCTCGGCGATGGCCAGGTCGAGGGTCTGCTCCATCGCGATCCGGTTCTCGTGCACGACGATGACGCGCTTGAGCTGCGGGATGCGCCCCCCCTCGGAGCGCAGATAGAGCGGGAGCACGTAGATCAGCGACTCCTCGATCGGGATGACGAGCAAGGTGCCGAGGTCCGCCTGCGAGCCGCGCTGATCCCAGAGCGAGAGCTGCTGCGAGATCTCCGCGTCCTGGTTGATGCGGTTGAGGACCTGCTGCGGGCCGTACACGAGTCGGTCGTTCGGGAACTCGTACACGCGCAGCTGACCGAGCTGGCCGCCGTCGTTGCGCGCGACCATCCACGCCGCGAGGTTGTCCTTCCGCGCGGGGGTGAAGGGGAGCATCAGGATGAACTCCGGGTCCTGCTCGCCAGGCAGCCGCATGACCGTGTAGTAGGGCTCCATCGGCTCGGTGCGCTGGCCGCGCTGGAGCGACGGGATCTCCCACTGGTCCTCCCGGTTGTAGAGCAGCTCGGGGCTGTCCATGTGGAAGGTCGAGAGCATCTGCGCCTGCATGTGGAAGACGTCGATGGGGTAGCGCAGGTGGCGGCGCAGATCGTCGGGCATCTCCGCCAGATCGGTGAAGAGGCTCGGGAAGATGGCGCGCCAGGTGGCGAGGATCGGGTCCTGGTCGTCGGCCACGTAGAGCGTGACGGCGCCGTGGTATGCGTCGACCACGACCTTGACGCTGTTGCGCACGTAGTTGAGGCGGCGGTCGGTGGCGCGGCGGCTGTAGGGGTAGCGATCGCTCGTCGTGTACGCGTCGACGATCCAGCTGAGCGTGCCGTCCTCGCGCACGACCAGGTAGGGGTCGCCGTCGAGGGCGAGGAACGGGGCGAGCGTCGCGACCCGCTCCTCGACGCGGCGGTGCAGGAGCACGCGGCTGTCGTCGGAGATGTCGTCGCTGAAGAGGACCTTGGCTTCGCCGGTGCGGATGGCGAGCGCGGCGCGGAGCAGGCGCGAGTCGAGGCGCACGCCCGCCGTCCCCTCGTAGTCGGCGTAGACGTTGGCCTCGGCCGACGGGTGATCGAACTCGGCGTTCGCCGTGCCCACGAACGCGTAGTCGTTGGACAGCTCGCCGAAGTAGATCTGCGGCCGGGTCACCGCGACGCGCGGGATCGACGAGACGGGCGGGATGTCCTGCACGAAGAGCACGGGCAGGCCCTCGTCGTCGGCGCGGTTGACCGGGCCGAGCGTGACTCCGTACCCATGGGTGAACGTGAAGTGCTCGTTGATCCACGTCCGGTTCGGCAGGCTCTCGCTCGACAGCTCGCGCGGCGAGAGCATGGTCTGCCGGAGGTGGCCATCGATCATGTACCGATCGTTGTCCACGCTGACGAAGTCGTAGTAGGTGCGGATCTCCTGGATCTGCCCGAAGGTGTCGAGCAGCGGGCTGTGATCCCAGAGGCGAATGTTGTCGATCGTCTCGCGGTTCGCCTCCACGTCGGAGAGCGACAGGGCCAGCTCGCCGCTCAGCTCGCGGGTCTCCATGCCGGCGAGCCCGAACGCGGCGCGGGTCGCCTCGATCTCGGTCTCGATGAAGGGGCGCTCTCGCTCGAGCTCGTTGGGCTCGACGACGTAGGTCTGGACGAGGGTCGGGTAGAGGCCGCGGCCGAGCACGCCCACCGCGAGGTAGAGGGCGATGGCTGCCCACACCAGCACCAGCCGGCGGCGCGTCGCGCTCACCAGCACGAGGACCCCCGCGATGCCGGCCACGACCATCTGGGCCTGGATCAGCGGCAGCCGCGCGTGCACGTCGGTGTAGCCGGCCCCCGCCACCAGGCCCTCCTGCGAGAGCACGAGCTGCGCGGCCGAGAGCCAGGCGCCGAACGCGAGCACGCCGAAGACGAAGGCGCCGAGCGCGCTGAGGTGCACGCGGGCGGCGCGGGTGCCGCTCAGCTTGCGGGCCTGCGTGCGGATGCTGCCCCGCGCCACGTAGAGGGAGAGCGTGACCGCGAGAGAGAGCATCGCGGCCCAGAATAGGAAAGCCCAGAGCGCGTCCAGGAAGGGCAGGGTGAAGACGTAGAAGCCGACGTCGCGGCCGAAGAGCGCGTCGGTCTCGCCGAAGGACGCGCCGTTGGCGAAGAGGAGCCACTCCCGCCAGCGGCCGGCGCCGACGAGACCCGCGAGCACGCCGACGATCCCCGCGAAGGGGAGCACGAGCCTGGCGCTCACCTGCCGGAGATCAAGCGCCACGGCGCGCTCGCCCTCGCCGAGGAAGAGCGGCGCGCGGCGGTCGCCGGCCGAGAGCTGCACGGCCAGGCGGGCGTTGCCGTACAACAGCGCCGCGAAGCCGGCGCCGCTCGCGAGGCCCAGCAGCAGGCGGGCCCAGAGCGGCGTGAGCAGCACGTCCGGGTGCCCCAGCGTCTCGAACCACCGCAGATCCACCCAGAGCCGGGCGATGGCCGGCGTGGCGAGGAGGGTGAGGATCAGCGCCGAGGCGGCGATGCCCAGTGCGATACGTCGTGATTTCGACATGTTGGCTTCGTTCGTGGGGGCTGACGCGTGTGGGTTGGCGCGAACGGGCGATCGGCCACACCCTGACCATGTGGTCACCGGCCAACCGAAGCGAAAGGGGCGCGCGTGGACGAAGGCCGCCGTGGCGTCCTCCGCGTTCGCGCTGCTGCTCGCGTTGCCCCTCCTCGTCTGCGGCCAGCGCCCGGCGAGCCTAAGGCCCGCCATCGAGGCGCGCTACCCCGCCGTCCGCTGGGTGGACGTGCCGCGCCTCGCGGGTTGGATGGCGGACGGGGACCTCGCGCTGATCGACGCGCGCCAGCCGGAGGAGTTCGCGGTGAGCCATCTCCGGGGTGCGCGCCGCGTGGATCCCGACGCCCCCGATCTCGACGCGCTCGGCGTCTCCCGCGACGCGAGGGTGGTGGTGTACTGCTCGGTCGGGTGGCGCAGCGGCGGCGTCGCCGACCGCATGCGCGAGGCTGGCTTCACCGACGTCTACAACCTCGAAGGCGGCATCTTCGCCTGGGCCAACGCGGGCCGCCCCGTCTTCGACGGCGCCCGTCGGGCGCGGCAGGTGCACCCGTACGACGAGGTCTGGGGCCGCATGCTGCGCGCCCCGCTCCGCGCCCCGCTCGAGTAGTGACTACAAGATGTCTCGGAGCCGCTCCTTCAGCGCGTCGGCGTCGAGATCGGTCAGCTCCTTGTCCAGCTCGCCGTCCACGAGCTTCGCGGTGGGCGGATCGAGCTTCTGCCGCAGCAGCCCGAGGAAGCCCGGCTCGGCCACGAGGACCACGCGGTGCACGCCCTTCTCCTGCCGGAGCTTGGCGAGCGCGTCGGCGACCTCCTTGGCGAACGTCTCGGCCTCGTGCTCCTTGGCCGAGCGCTCCGGCCGCATGGCCCGGCTCTGAGGCCCCATGCGCTCGTGCTCGCGCCCGGGCGAATCGGTCACCAGGTCCCCTTCGTGCAACCGGGCGGCCGGGTGCACCAGATCCTGGATCTCCTCGAGCGGCTCCGATCGCCCCTCGAGCCGAAAGAAGCGGGCTTTGGCGCGCTGCGCCACGGTCACCAGGGTGCTCATGTAGTCCTCCAACGGGGTAGGTGGGCGCCGCCGACGCCCCGTCAACCTCGGCGCTGTCTCGGAATTGGGGTAAGTTTCGAGGCGAGGGCGTCGTATCCACGACGGGGGGGCCTACGACTTCGGCACCACCACATGCACTCCAGGTCTCAGTCCGGCACGCAGCTCCGCAGCATCACCTTCGGCTGCGTCCCCGTGCGCGATGACTTCGACACCCGGGCCCGTCTCGGCGATCTCACCCACGCCATGTCGAAGCTGGTAGGGCTGCCCATCCGGCCCCACCGCGCGCCTTCGGTCACGGCCCTGACCCACGCCTACCGGGCCGGCCGCGTGCAGATGGCCTGGATCTCGCCGATCCTCGCGGCCTGCGACGAGGCCTTCGGCGACGCGACGCCGCTCGTGCGCTCGGTCCGTCAAGGCGTCTCCCGCTATCACGGCGTGCTCTTCGCGAGCCGCGCGGGCCGCGTGCGGCGCCTCGACGACCTGGACGGAGCGCGCGTGGCCTGGGTCGAGGAGACCTCGGCCGCCGGTTACGTGTTCCCGCGCCTCGGCCTCACCGAGCGAGGCTTCGAGCCCGCAACGGTCTTCTCCGAGGAGCGCTGCCTCGGCTCTCACGGCGCCGTCGTGCGGGACGTGCGCAGCGGACGGGCCGACGTGGGGGCCACCTTCGCCGTCTACCGAGAGGGCGACCCCTCGCGCGAGCTGGTGCGGGCGGGCTTCTCCGAGGACGGGAGCGCGCTCGACGAGTTCCGCGTGCTGCTGACCACCGCGGCCATCCCCTCGGACGTGGTCGTCGCCGCGCCCGCCGTGCTCGCCACCGCGTCCGGAGATCTGCGCGGCGCGCTCGAGGGCCTGCACGAGGATCCGGTGGCGCAGAACGCGCTCAGCCACGTGCTCGGCGCCGAGCGCTTCGCCCGGGCGGATCCGGCCGAGCTGCGCACCTTGCGGGAGCGGCTGACCGTCGCGCGCGTCGCCGCGTCCTGAGGCCGCGCTCGACTTCGGGCGGCGGGCGGTTTACCCCGGGCCGTGTCCGTGGGCCCCGAAGACGCGCTCGAGGCGGTGGTGGCCGCCGCGCACGCGCGCGACGCGCAGCTGTCGAAGGCGGAGAGGCGTCGGCGCGGCGTGGTGCACACGCCCCCCGCGGTGGCGCGCTTCGTCGCCCGCGAGGTGGACGCGGCGCTGCGCGGGCTCGGCCTCCGCGGCCTCGGCGACGAGCGCGTCGCCCTGATCGACCCCGCCTGCGGTCCGGGGATCTTCCTCGCCGCGTGTCTGGCGGAGGCGGGCGAGGGGGCGCCGGGCGCGGCCCTCGGGCTCGACGTGGACGCGCGCGCGCTCGGCGCGGCGGAGGCGCTGCTCGGGCCGTCCTTCGGGCGCCGAGGCTGGCCTCTGTCGCTCCGTCACGGCGACACGCTCTCGGGGCCGCCGCCGCCCCTCGAGGGCCGCGTGCCCGTCGTGTTCGGCAACCCGCCGTGGGCCGGCCGGAGCGCGAACCGGGACGCGGCCTACACCGAAGCCCTGCTCGACGACTTCCGCCGGGACGCCGAGGGCGCGCCGCTCGGGGAGCGCAAGATCGGGGTCCTCTCCGACGACTACGTGCGCTTCTTTCGCTGGGCGGCGGAGGTCGCGCGCGCACACGAGCGTGGCGTGGTGGCGCTGGTCACGAACGGCTCGTTCCTCGACGGGCCCGTGCATCGCGGCATGAGAGCCGCGCTCCTCCGCTGGTTCGAGCGCGTCGACGTGATCGACCTCGGCGGCTCGGCCCTCCTCGCGAAAGGAGGCGCGCGCGACGGCAACGTCTTCGGCGTGCGGGTGGGCGCGGCGATCACGCTCGCGGTGCGCGGCGGCGAGCGGCGGGCCCCGCGCCACGCGGCGGTCCGGGGCCCCGTCGACGCCAAGCTCACGGCCCTCGAGGCGCCGCTCTCGTACACCTCGCTCCGGGCTGCGCCTCCGCTCTACCGGCTGGTCCCGGGCCCCGCGCTCGATCCCGAATACGAGGCCTGGCCCACGCTGCCCGCGCTCATGCCCTTCCACCGCGAGGGGGTGCAGACCAACCGCGACGCGTTCTGTGTGGACGCCGATCGCGACAGGCTCCTCGGCCGGCTCCGCGCCTTCGCGAAGGGAGAGCCGGGCCCGTGGCCGGGCAAGGTCGACGTGCGCAGCGGCCACTATGATCCCGCCGCCGCGCGCGAGGCCGTCGGCGCCGCCCTCGCCGCGGAGCCCGACGGCGCCTTCCTGCGGCGCGTCGCCTACCGGCCGCTCGACACGCGCTGGATCGCGCCCATCGGCAAGCTCTGTCACCGGCCGCGGCCCCCGCTCCAGGCCGCGATGGCGCGCTCGAGCCTCGCGCTGCTCACGGTGCGCAAGGACCGCGGTCAGCGACCCTGGGCCCACGCCGCCGCGAGCCGGCACCTGGTCGACAACTGCTTCCTCAGCGCGCGGTCGAGCTGCCGCACCCGCGCCTTCCCCACCCACGATCCGAGCGGGGCCCCGAACCTCGACGCGCCCGCGCTCCGCGCCTGGACCCCGTCGCTCCCGTGGGAGCCCGAGCCGCTGGTCCTCTACGCCCTGGCCGTGCTCGCCTCGCGTCGCTACCGGGAGCGCTACGACGGTCAGCTCAAGGCCGACTACCCGCGCCTCCCGCCCCCGCCCGACGAGCCCACCCGCGCCCGCTGCGTCGAGGCGGGCGCCGCGCTGGCCGCGGCCTTCGACGCCGGGGCGGGCGACGGCGACACCGAGGTGTGCGTTGGGCATCACCGCGTCCTCGGCGCCGACCGCCTGCGGTCCGCGCTCGACCTCTGCGACGCGGCGGCGGCGCACGCGCTCCGCGATTGACGATCGCGCCAACGAGGGACAACCTCTCGGACGAATGGCCGCGGGAAAGAAACCTCGCCTGACGGCGAAGCTCCGCCGGGCGCCGACGCAGTACGAGCCCAAGGCGCGCCTGGCCGCCGGGGGGATGGCCGAGGTCTGGCGCGGGGACGCCGTCTTCGAGGACGGGGGGCGCCACCCCGTGGCCATCAAGCGCGTCCTGCCCGAGCTGGCCGCGCAGCCGGTGTACCGCTCGATGTTCGAGGACGAGGCGCGGCTCGGCATGATGCTCATGCACGAGAACATCGTGCGCGTCTACGACGCCCGGCACGTCGGCGGGACGTTCATCATGATCATGGAGCTGGTCGACGGGACCTCGCTCAAGGATCTGCTCGAGCGGGCCCACTCCCGGCAGGCGGCGATGCCCGCGGCGACCGCGCTCTACGTCACGCTCGAGCTCGCCAAGGCGCTGCAGTACGCGCACACGGCCAAGGACCCCGAGGGTCAGGCGCTCGGGATCATTCACCGCGACGTCTCCCCCCACAACCTGCTGCTCAGCCGGCGGGGCCACGTGAAGCTCGCGGACTTCGGGCTCGCCGACGCGAGCGTGCACGAGACGCAGCTCGGCGACGGCATGCTGGGCGGGAAGCTCGGCTACCTCGCGCCCGAGATCATCCGCCAGGAGCCCACCACGCATCAGGTGGACCTGTTCGCGCTCGGGATCGTGCTCTGGGAGATGCTCTGCGGCCGGCGGCTGTTCGTGGGCGACGACGACGCGGGCACCGTGCAGGCGGTGGCGCGGTGCGAGGTCCCGCCGGCCCGCGCCTACAACAAGGGCGTCACCGACGACGTCGAGCGCTTCCTGCGCGACGTGCTTGCGAGCCACACCGAGGAGCGTGTCTTGACCGCGGCGAGCGCGGTCGCGCGGCTCGAGGCCATCCTGCACGACCTCGACCGAGACGTCGGCCCGCGCGACGTCGGCCTGCTGGTCGGCCTGCACCTCGCGTCGCAGGCTCGCGCGAAGGCCCCCGAGCCGCCCGCCGCGCTCGCGGAGCTGCTCGCGGCGGAGCTGGCGATGTTCGCCGAGGCCGCGGCGGAGGACGGCGCCGCGCCCCTCGGCGCCACGCCGCTCGACCCCGACTCGTTTCTCAGCGGCAGCTGAGCGTCACGCGCCCGCGCCGCACTGCTCCCCCGCGTCGACCGCGACGCAACGCCCGCCGCCATCGGCGCAGGCACGAGCGGGACGGAGCTCCTCTTCCAGCACGTCGCCGGCGGGCGACTCGCAGCAGCACGCGACGTCGTCCAGGCTCAACTCGAGGGTGGCCAGGGAGCACTCCTCCGCCGGTCCGACCGGGACCTCGACGGCCGAGAACAAGAGCCGCTCCGAGGTGCAGTCTCCCTGGTCGTAGACGTGCAAGGTGAGCGTCTCGGGTGAGACGTAGTGGACGTCGCCCTGGCGCACCGTCAGGGTGGAGCCGTCGACGTCGAGCCCGTAGAGTAGGCGGTCGATCTCGTCGCACGAGTCGTGGACCACCTCGCCTTCCCAGACGACGCGGAGGGCAGTCGGCGCGGGCTCGTCGAACTGGACGGTCACCACGAGCAGCCCTTCGCATGGTTCGATGACCGGGGTCGGCGAGGTGCACGCCGCCAGGGCGATCAGCGCGAGCGCGGGGACGCGGTGGGTGAGCATGTGCGCCCGCATCCGCAAAGAGCGTGCCCCGCCCGTCGCGCGGGTGGTGTCAAAAAGAGCTGTGCCTCTTTGTGCAACCTGGCGTGCTGGATGGGCGAAAGCGCACGTGGGGTGGGGAAAGACGTGCCGAAGGGGCGAGGCCGGCCGCGGGCACGAGAAGGAGACGTGCAGGCGCGCGACGACTGGGTCGAGCGCGGGAACGCGGACGAGCGCGACGACCGAGCCGAGGAGCGGAAGCGGCGGCGGACGCGGCCTCGGACTCGGGCGCGGCTGCGGACTCGGGCGCGGCTGCGGACTCGGGCTCGGGCTCGGCCTCGGACTCGGACTCGGACGCGGCATCGGACTCGGACTCGTACTCGGACACGGCCTCGGACACGGAATCGGACTCGGGATCGGGCTCGGACTCGGGCTCGGGCTCGGGCTCGGGCTCGGCCTCGGACTCGGACTCGGACTCGGCCTCGGACTCGGACTCGGACTCGGACTCGGACTCGGACTCGGACTCGGACTCGGGCTCGGGCTCGGACTCGGGCTCGGGCTCGGGCTCGGGCTCGGCCTCGGACTCGGACTCGGACTCGGACTCGGACTCGGACTCGGACTCGGACTCGGACTCGGACTCGGACTCGGACTCGGACTCGGGCGCGGCCGCGGAGGCGAAGGCGGGAGCGGACTCGGACGCGGAGGCGGTAGCGGTAGCGGTAGCGGTAGCGGTAGCGGTAGCGAGAGCGGGAACGGGAACGGGAACGGGAACGGGAACGGGAAACCGCACGACGACGTGAACGATCACGAGGGCGCCGACGGAAGCTCGCGTGCAGGCGTGCGGTTCGATGTGCGGGTGCGCGGGCGCGGGTCTCGACGCCGCGCGCGGTCTCGGAGGCGGTCTCGGAGGCGGACTCGGACTCGGGCTCGGGGCGCGGGGGCGGACGCGGAGGCGGGAGCGGACTCGGACGCGAAGGCGGACTCGGGCGCGGAGGCGGACGCGGAGGCGGAGGCGGAGGCGGACGCGGAGCCGGTGGCGGAGGCGGGAGCGTCGGACGCGGAGGCGGTAGCGGGAGCGGGAGCGGGAACGGGAACGGGAACGGGAACGGGAACGGGAACGGGAACGGGAACGGGAACGGGAACGGGAACGGGAACGGGAACGGGAACGGGCACGGGCACGGGCACGGGAACGGGAACGGGAACGGGAACGGGAACGGGAAACCGCACGACGGCGTGAACGATCACGAGGGCGCCGACGGAAGCTCGCGTGCAGGCGTACGGAGCCGGTGTGCGGGTGCGCTCGCGCCGGGTCCCCAGCGACGCTCAGCGCGGGCGGACGCCGCGCGCGTCGACCCGGAACAGGGCCGCGCTGATCGCGTGCGGGGCGCGGGCGGCGTCCTCGGCCACGCGGGCGCGGAGGGCCTCGGCGAGGGCGGGGCTGTCGGCGCTGGCCCAGAGCGCGTCGCGGTGGGGGACGGCGGCGAGGAAGGGGGAGCCGAGCTCGGTCGACAGGACGTCGTGCAGGGTGGGGAGGAGCAGGCGCGCGCCGTCGAGGCCGTCGCCGGAGCGCGCGACGACGATCGGGCCGTCGCCGGTGTCGACCCGCGCGAAGCGGGCGCCCTCGGAGCGCGCCGCGAGGTTCCGGGCCGCGAGCGCGAGGGCGTCGTCGAGGGAGCAGCGCGCCGCGTCGAGCTCGTCGTCCCGGAGGTAGCGGGCGCGGTCGTCGTAGGCGAGCACGAGGGTGACCTCGAGGGCGCCGCCGAAGAGCGCGCGCGCGGCCAGGGCGCCGCGACCCTCCGCGCCGAGCCGGGCGACGAAGCCGGGCGCGACCAGCCGCGGCACGAGCCGCGCCTCGATCTCCTCCCACGCGAGACCGGCGCCGCCCCGCCCGGGAAGCATGCTCACCAGCTTGTCCATGGCCTGCACCGCCGCCGCCTCGCTCTCGTCCTCGGTGGCGCGCAGCACGCGGCCCAGATCGAGCTCCACGCCGTCGTCGAGGATCACCTCGGGCCCGAAGGCGCGCGCGACGCGATCCGATCCCAGGCGCTCCTCGAGCAGGCGCATCAGCCGGCCGACGCCCGCCGCGCCCGCCGCCTCGGCCTCCGCGCGTCGCACCTCCTCGGCCAGCACGCTCCGCGCGTCCGGCCCCTCGAGCGCGCGGTCGATCGCCGCGAAGGGATCGAAGAAGCCGCCGCGTCCGAGGCGGACCCGGTGCGTGCCCTCCTTCGCGACGTGGGCGCCTTCGCCGACGTGGGCCAGCAAAAGCAGCGCGAGGACCGCGCCGGCCCCCTCGACGAAGCGCTCCTCGTCCTGCGCGTCGACCTCCTCGCGCTCGGCCCAGTCGTCGATGGCGTCGGCGAGCTGGCGGAGCCCGTCGCCGCCTTCGCCCATCGGCCGCGGCGCGCCCGGGTGCCCATCGAGAAACGCGCGCGCGGCGGGGAGCAGCGGACCGGCCACGGGCGCGAGGCGCGACAGCCAGGGCACCCGTCAGACGCCCTTCAGCAGGTGGCGCGCGATCAGCACCTTCTGGATGTCGCTCGCGCCCTCGTAGATGCGCAGCGCGCGCACGTCCTCGTAGAGCCGCGCCACGACGCTCTCTTGCAGCACACCGCGGCCCCCGTGGAGCTGCACCGCGCGGTCGATCACGCGGAACGCGGCCTCGGTGGCCATGAGCTTGGCCATGCTGCCTGCCTTGGCCTCGAGATCGCGGCCCGCGTCGCCCCGGTCGGACTGGGCGGCGCACTTGTA encodes:
- a CDS encoding PhnD/SsuA/transferrin family substrate-binding protein encodes the protein MHSRSQSGTQLRSITFGCVPVRDDFDTRARLGDLTHAMSKLVGLPIRPHRAPSVTALTHAYRAGRVQMAWISPILAACDEAFGDATPLVRSVRQGVSRYHGVLFASRAGRVRRLDDLDGARVAWVEETSAAGYVFPRLGLTERGFEPATVFSEERCLGSHGAVVRDVRSGRADVGATFAVYREGDPSRELVRAGFSEDGSALDEFRVLLTTAAIPSDVVVAAPAVLATASGDLRGALEGLHEDPVAQNALSHVLGAERFARADPAELRTLRERLTVARVAAS
- a CDS encoding IS3 family transposase, yielding DYIHFFYNLERRHSLLDYLSPVEFELKTQVAASAA
- a CDS encoding type ISP restriction/modification enzyme gives rise to the protein MSVGPEDALEAVVAAAHARDAQLSKAERRRRGVVHTPPAVARFVAREVDAALRGLGLRGLGDERVALIDPACGPGIFLAACLAEAGEGAPGAALGLDVDARALGAAEALLGPSFGRRGWPLSLRHGDTLSGPPPPLEGRVPVVFGNPPWAGRSANRDAAYTEALLDDFRRDAEGAPLGERKIGVLSDDYVRFFRWAAEVARAHERGVVALVTNGSFLDGPVHRGMRAALLRWFERVDVIDLGGSALLAKGGARDGNVFGVRVGAAITLAVRGGERRAPRHAAVRGPVDAKLTALEAPLSYTSLRAAPPLYRLVPGPALDPEYEAWPTLPALMPFHREGVQTNRDAFCVDADRDRLLGRLRAFAKGEPGPWPGKVDVRSGHYDPAAAREAVGAALAAEPDGAFLRRVAYRPLDTRWIAPIGKLCHRPRPPLQAAMARSSLALLTVRKDRGQRPWAHAAASRHLVDNCFLSARSSCRTRAFPTHDPSGAPNLDAPALRAWTPSLPWEPEPLVLYALAVLASRRYRERYDGQLKADYPRLPPPPDEPTRARCVEAGAALAAAFDAGAGDGDTEVCVGHHRVLGADRLRSALDLCDAAAAHALRD
- a CDS encoding rhodanese-like domain-containing protein, coding for MASSAFALLLALPLLVCGQRPASLRPAIEARYPAVRWVDVPRLAGWMADGDLALIDARQPEEFAVSHLRGARRVDPDAPDLDALGVSRDARVVVYCSVGWRSGGVADRMREAGFTDVYNLEGGIFAWANAGRPVFDGARRARQVHPYDEVWGRMLRAPLRAPLE
- a CDS encoding host attachment protein, encoding MSTLVTVAQRAKARFFRLEGRSEPLEEIQDLVHPAARLHEGDLVTDSPGREHERMGPQSRAMRPERSAKEHEAETFAKEVADALAKLRQEKGVHRVVLVAEPGFLGLLRQKLDPPTAKLVDGELDKELTDLDADALKERLRDIL
- a CDS encoding serine/threonine-protein kinase; the encoded protein is MAAGKKPRLTAKLRRAPTQYEPKARLAAGGMAEVWRGDAVFEDGGRHPVAIKRVLPELAAQPVYRSMFEDEARLGMMLMHENIVRVYDARHVGGTFIMIMELVDGTSLKDLLERAHSRQAAMPAATALYVTLELAKALQYAHTAKDPEGQALGIIHRDVSPHNLLLSRRGHVKLADFGLADASVHETQLGDGMLGGKLGYLAPEIIRQEPTTHQVDLFALGIVLWEMLCGRRLFVGDDDAGTVQAVARCEVPPARAYNKGVTDDVERFLRDVLASHTEERVLTAASAVARLEAILHDLDRDVGPRDVGLLVGLHLASQARAKAPEPPAALAELLAAELAMFAEAAAEDGAAPLGATPLDPDSFLSGS
- a CDS encoding UPF0182 family protein, whose amino-acid sequence is MSKSRRIALGIAASALILTLLATPAIARLWVDLRWFETLGHPDVLLTPLWARLLLGLASGAGFAALLYGNARLAVQLSAGDRRAPLFLGEGERAVALDLRQVSARLVLPFAGIVGVLAGLVGAGRWREWLLFANGASFGETDALFGRDVGFYVFTLPFLDALWAFLFWAAMLSLAVTLSLYVARGSIRTQARKLSGTRAARVHLSALGAFVFGVLAFGAWLSAAQLVLSQEGLVAGAGYTDVHARLPLIQAQMVVAGIAGVLVLVSATRRRLVLVWAAIALYLAVGVLGRGLYPTLVQTYVVEPNELERERPFIETEIEATRAAFGLAGMETRELSGELALSLSDVEANRETIDNIRLWDHSPLLDTFGQIQEIRTYYDFVSVDNDRYMIDGHLRQTMLSPRELSSESLPNRTWINEHFTFTHGYGVTLGPVNRADDEGLPVLFVQDIPPVSSIPRVAVTRPQIYFGELSNDYAFVGTANAEFDHPSAEANVYADYEGTAGVRLDSRLLRAALAIRTGEAKVLFSDDISDDSRVLLHRRVEERVATLAPFLALDGDPYLVVREDGTLSWIVDAYTTSDRYPYSRRATDRRLNYVRNSVKVVVDAYHGAVTLYVADDQDPILATWRAIFPSLFTDLAEMPDDLRRHLRYPIDVFHMQAQMLSTFHMDSPELLYNREDQWEIPSLQRGQRTEPMEPYYTVMRLPGEQDPEFILMLPFTPARKDNLAAWMVARNDGGQLGQLRVYEFPNDRLVYGPQQVLNRINQDAEISQQLSLWDQRGSQADLGTLLVIPIEESLIYVLPLYLRSEGGRIPQLKRVIVVHENRIAMEQTLDLAIAEVFGEPEPVTDTEAGDTADEAPPAVDAADGEDPRVRALRHFEAATEAQRRGDWATYGEEIERVEAALRSMQPASTDPPEPVQNPAP